A window of the Nitrospirota bacterium genome harbors these coding sequences:
- a CDS encoding exosortase C-terminal domain/associated protein EpsI, whose translation MIPRWRFILVFALLAGTTLFLHLHEDVAVPINRPFAELPRHHREWRMVSQSSFSTNVLKVLKPTDYIYRVYVNGDGVPVHIYVGYHSGGKESGGIHSPKHCMPGSGWYQAAEERVAVDLGGQSRVRLVKAVYQKGGDSELFLYWFQVKDRALSDEYSLKLYEIVNSMLYSRRESAFIRVSVPFNADRESAYAAGVAFIRDFYPLIMEFLPR comes from the coding sequence ATGATACCGCGGTGGAGATTTATCCTAGTCTTTGCTCTCCTCGCAGGAACGACGCTCTTCCTCCATCTCCACGAGGATGTTGCGGTCCCGATAAACAGGCCTTTTGCCGAACTCCCCCGGCACCACCGGGAGTGGCGCATGGTGTCGCAATCCTCGTTCAGTACGAACGTGCTCAAAGTGCTGAAGCCTACCGACTACATTTATAGAGTGTACGTCAACGGGGACGGTGTTCCCGTCCATATATATGTCGGCTATCACAGCGGCGGCAAGGAGAGCGGGGGCATCCACTCCCCGAAGCACTGCATGCCCGGCAGCGGGTGGTACCAGGCTGCCGAGGAGCGGGTCGCGGTGGACCTCGGCGGGCAGAGCCGTGTGCGACTGGTGAAGGCGGTTTACCAGAAGGGCGGCGACAGCGAGCTCTTCCTCTATTGGTTCCAGGTAAAGGACCGGGCGCTCTCCGACGAGTATTCCCTCAAGCTCTACGAAATCGTGAACTCGATGCTGTACAGCCGGAGAGAGTCCGCATTCATCAGGGTCTCCGTTCCTTTCAATGCCGACAGGGAGAGCGCCTATGCAGCCGGCGTAGCCTTCATACGGGACTTCTACCCGCTCATCATGGAATTTCTGCCGAGGTAA
- a CDS encoding universal stress protein, protein MLTRRILFPTDFSEGALSALPHAVDYAKNCGAKLYMLHVVYDIATASGLYVPHVSVDEMYKELEAGARKQLENFGVELRRDIKEVEYAVLRGVPYEEILHFARENKIDLIVIGTHGRKGLDRFLFGSTAEKVVRYAPCPVLTVRGEEQK, encoded by the coding sequence ATGCTGACCAGGAGAATTCTTTTTCCCACCGATTTTTCCGAAGGCGCCCTGAGCGCCCTGCCTCACGCCGTCGATTATGCGAAGAACTGCGGAGCGAAGCTCTACATGCTGCATGTCGTCTACGACATCGCCACCGCCTCCGGCCTCTATGTCCCCCACGTCTCGGTCGATGAAATGTACAAGGAGCTCGAGGCAGGAGCGCGGAAGCAGCTCGAGAATTTCGGCGTGGAGCTGCGGCGGGACATCAAAGAGGTGGAGTATGCGGTGCTCCGCGGGGTGCCGTATGAAGAGATCCTGCACTTCGCCCGGGAGAACAAGATAGACCTGATTGTCATCGGCACCCACGGCAGAAAGGGGCTCGACCGGTTCCTCTTCGGCAGTACCGCGGAAAAGGTGGTGCGCTATGCGCCGTGTCCGGTGCTGACCGTGCGGGGAGAGGAACAGAAATAA
- the rpsG gene encoding 30S ribosomal protein S7, with translation MARRRVPEKREILPDPKFSSKLVSRFITVLLKDGKRATAERICYGAFDILKDKTGSDPLKVFKTAVENVKPLLEVKPRRVGGATYQVPMEVRPQRKIALALRWITSYARNRKETTMRERIAGELLDAYNNTGASIKKKEDTHKMAEANRAFAHYRW, from the coding sequence ATGGCAAGAAGAAGAGTACCAGAAAAGAGAGAGATTTTACCGGACCCGAAGTTCAGCAGCAAGCTGGTGAGCAGGTTCATCACCGTGCTGCTCAAGGACGGCAAGAGGGCGACGGCCGAACGGATATGCTACGGCGCCTTCGATATCCTCAAGGATAAGACCGGGTCCGACCCGTTGAAGGTATTCAAGACCGCGGTGGAGAACGTAAAGCCGCTCCTCGAGGTGAAGCCGAGAAGGGTGGGCGGCGCCACCTATCAGGTCCCGATGGAAGTGCGGCCGCAGCGGAAGATCGCGCTGGCCCTGCGGTGGATCACGAGCTACGCCCGGAACCGCAAAGAGACCACGATGCGCGAGCGCATCGCCGGCGAGCTGCTGGACGCCTACAACAATACCGGCGCCTCCATAAAGAAAAAGGAAGATACGCATAAAATGGCAGAAGCGAACAGGGCTTTTGCTCACTACAGGTGGTAA
- a CDS encoding type III pantothenate kinase, whose translation MLIAVDIGNSTIGIGLFTNPERSSRLIVRKVPVPPTTRAGRTAGSAAAYRRIVAALINEAAPSSRTARSASGKSPVSAVLSSVVPALTGPMAEALTALCGEQPLAVTARLESGLSFGVRHPEKTGADRIATAVAGWGIVGAPVAVIDFGTATTVTVVGKGPRFLGGAILPGIRLMQQSLHTGTARLPLISLTRPKAALGRDTAAAMTSGIINGTAGAVEYLIEGIEKELGYAVELILTGGNAAMLSPLLRRKHRVAPALIFEGMRLLYVMHREQRRNEQSQTSAGRDVR comes from the coding sequence ATGCTCATTGCGGTAGACATCGGCAATTCGACGATCGGTATCGGCCTCTTCACGAACCCCGAAAGAAGCAGCCGCCTTATCGTGAGAAAGGTTCCCGTCCCTCCCACCACCAGAGCCGGCAGGACCGCCGGGAGCGCGGCAGCGTACAGAAGAATCGTTGCGGCCCTCATCAACGAGGCGGCGCCATCGTCCCGCACCGCGCGGAGCGCGTCCGGGAAAAGCCCGGTCAGCGCCGTGCTCTCTTCCGTAGTGCCCGCGCTTACCGGGCCTATGGCCGAAGCGCTCACCGCGCTCTGCGGTGAGCAGCCGCTCGCAGTTACCGCCCGGCTCGAGAGCGGGCTCTCGTTCGGCGTCAGGCATCCTGAGAAGACAGGAGCCGACCGGATCGCCACTGCCGTGGCGGGCTGGGGGATAGTCGGGGCGCCGGTGGCGGTCATCGATTTCGGGACCGCGACCACCGTAACCGTTGTCGGCAAGGGCCCCCGCTTTCTTGGCGGCGCCATCCTCCCCGGCATCCGCCTTATGCAGCAGTCGCTCCACACCGGCACGGCAAGGCTCCCGCTCATCTCCCTGACGCGTCCGAAGGCCGCCCTCGGCAGGGATACCGCTGCAGCAATGACATCTGGTATTATTAACGGGACCGCCGGGGCTGTCGAATATCTCATTGAGGGGATAGAGAAAGAGCTGGGGTATGCGGTAGAATTAATCCTGACAGGCGGCAATGCGGCGATGCTTTCGCCCCTGCTGCGGCGGAAGCACCGGGTGGCGCCCGCGCTGATCTTCGAGGGAATGCGCCTGCTTTATGTGATGCACAGGGAACAGCGCCGTAACGAGCAGTCGCAGACTTCTGCCGGGAGAGACGTACGCTGA
- the rpsL gene encoding 30S ribosomal protein S12, with amino-acid sequence MPTIAQLVRNGRKKVEKKTKSPALKSCPQKRGVCTRVYTTTPKKPNSALRKVARVRLTNGMEVTAYIPGVGHNLQEHSIVLIRGGRVKDLPGVRYHILRGALDCAGVADRKQGRSKYGAKRPK; translated from the coding sequence GTGCCGACAATCGCACAACTGGTAAGGAATGGGCGCAAGAAGGTTGAGAAGAAGACGAAGAGCCCTGCGCTGAAGAGCTGCCCGCAGAAGCGCGGCGTTTGTACGAGGGTGTATACCACGACCCCGAAGAAGCCGAACTCGGCGCTGCGGAAAGTGGCGAGAGTGCGGCTCACGAACGGTATGGAAGTCACCGCGTATATCCCGGGCGTCGGCCACAACCTTCAGGAGCACTCGATCGTATTGATCAGGGGCGGCAGGGTCAAGGACCTTCCCGGTGTGAGATACCATATCCTGAGAGGCGCCCTCGACTGCGCGGGCGTGGCGGACCGGAAGCAGGGCCGTTCCAAGTACGGGGCGAAGAGGCCGAAATAG
- the fusA gene encoding elongation factor G, with amino-acid sequence MSRFPLERMRNIGIMAHIDAGKTTTTERILYYTGVTYKIGEVHEGTAVMDWMVQEQERGITITSAATTCTWKDHQINIIDTPGHVDFTIEVERSLRVLDGAVAAFDAVAGVEPQSETVWRQATKYGVPRIAFMNKMDRVGADFYMAVESMVEKLGARPVPIQIPIGSEDKLRGSVDLVTMKGFFFDDETLGAKYVEGDIPAELAGKAKEYRDKMLEALADVDEGIMEKYLSGEEPSAAEIKKAIRKGTVSLEITPVVCGSAFKNKGVQLLLDAIVDYLPSPLDVPPIKGINPDNDAEVERRASDDEPFSALAFKIMTDPFVGQLTFVRVYSGVLSAGSYVYNSKKDAKERIGRLLKMHANKREEIKEVRAGDIAAVVGLKNTLTGDTLCDENNPVVLESIEFPEPVISVAIEPKTKADQEKLSLSLGKLAQEDPSFRVSYDEETGQTIIAGMGELHLEIIVDRLLREFKVGANVGKPQVAYKETIRNAAKVEGKFVRQSGGRGQYGHVWIDIEPLERGKGFEFVNKIVGGAIPREYIPAVEKGVKEAMDGGVLAGYPLVDAKVTLIDGSYHEVDSSEMAFKIAGSMALKEGAKKAQLSLLEPIMSVEVVTPEEYMGDVIGDLNSRRGKVQSMEKRGSAQVIKAMVPLSEMFGYATDLRSKTQGRANYTMQFSHYEDVPKNIMESIVAKVKGA; translated from the coding sequence ATGTCACGGTTTCCATTAGAAAGGATGCGCAATATCGGCATCATGGCGCATATCGATGCCGGTAAGACGACGACGACCGAGCGCATACTCTATTATACGGGTGTTACCTATAAGATCGGCGAGGTCCATGAGGGTACGGCGGTCATGGACTGGATGGTCCAGGAGCAGGAGCGGGGCATTACCATAACCTCGGCTGCGACGACTTGCACCTGGAAGGATCACCAGATAAATATCATCGATACGCCGGGCCATGTCGATTTCACCATCGAGGTCGAGCGCTCCCTGAGGGTGCTCGACGGCGCCGTGGCGGCCTTCGACGCCGTCGCCGGGGTCGAGCCCCAGTCCGAGACGGTCTGGAGGCAGGCCACGAAGTACGGCGTGCCGCGTATCGCCTTCATGAATAAAATGGACCGGGTGGGGGCCGATTTCTATATGGCCGTCGAGAGCATGGTCGAGAAGCTCGGCGCGCGGCCCGTTCCCATCCAGATCCCCATCGGAAGCGAAGATAAATTGAGAGGCTCGGTCGATCTCGTGACGATGAAGGGCTTCTTCTTCGATGACGAGACCCTCGGCGCTAAATACGTCGAAGGCGATATACCCGCCGAGCTTGCCGGCAAGGCGAAAGAGTACAGGGACAAGATGCTCGAGGCGCTCGCGGATGTCGATGAGGGGATCATGGAGAAGTACCTCTCGGGCGAGGAGCCCTCGGCTGCCGAGATAAAGAAGGCCATCCGGAAGGGGACGGTCAGCCTCGAGATCACTCCCGTGGTCTGCGGTTCGGCGTTCAAGAACAAGGGCGTGCAGCTCCTGCTCGACGCCATTGTCGATTACCTTCCCTCGCCGCTCGATGTCCCGCCCATCAAAGGGATCAATCCGGACAATGACGCCGAGGTCGAGCGCCGTGCGTCCGATGACGAGCCTTTTTCTGCTCTGGCCTTCAAGATCATGACCGACCCCTTTGTGGGGCAGCTCACCTTTGTCCGGGTCTATTCGGGCGTGCTGAGCGCGGGCTCCTACGTCTACAACTCGAAGAAGGACGCGAAGGAGAGGATCGGCAGGCTGCTGAAGATGCACGCCAACAAACGGGAAGAGATAAAGGAAGTGCGGGCGGGCGATATCGCGGCGGTCGTGGGCCTGAAGAACACGCTCACCGGCGATACCCTCTGCGACGAAAATAACCCCGTCGTTCTCGAGTCGATCGAGTTCCCGGAGCCGGTCATCTCCGTCGCCATCGAGCCGAAGACCAAGGCGGACCAGGAAAAGCTCTCCCTCTCCCTGGGCAAGCTCGCCCAGGAGGACCCCTCGTTCAGGGTCTCCTACGACGAGGAGACGGGCCAGACGATCATCGCGGGCATGGGTGAGCTCCACCTCGAGATCATCGTCGACCGCCTGCTGCGGGAGTTCAAGGTGGGCGCCAATGTCGGCAAGCCCCAGGTCGCCTATAAGGAGACGATCAGGAACGCCGCGAAGGTCGAAGGAAAGTTCGTCAGGCAGTCCGGAGGCCGCGGTCAGTACGGCCATGTCTGGATCGATATCGAGCCGCTCGAGCGGGGCAAGGGATTCGAGTTCGTCAACAAGATCGTGGGCGGCGCGATCCCGAGAGAGTACATCCCCGCGGTCGAGAAGGGCGTGAAAGAGGCTATGGACGGCGGCGTGCTGGCGGGCTATCCGCTGGTCGATGCGAAAGTGACGCTGATCGACGGCTCCTATCACGAGGTCGACTCTTCGGAAATGGCCTTCAAGATCGCCGGCTCGATGGCGCTGAAGGAGGGGGCTAAGAAGGCGCAGCTCTCGCTGCTCGAGCCGATCATGAGCGTCGAGGTCGTCACCCCCGAGGAGTATATGGGCGATGTGATCGGCGACCTCAATTCCCGGCGCGGCAAGGTCCAATCGATGGAGAAGAGGGGCAGCGCGCAGGTGATCAAGGCGATGGTCCCGCTTTCGGAGATGTTCGGCTACGCCACGGACCTCAGGTCCAAGACCCAGGGAAGGGCGAACTACACCATGCAGTTCTCTCATTATGAAGACGTGCCGAAGAATATCATGGAATCAATAGTCGCCAAGGTAAAGGGCGCATAA
- a CDS encoding GTP-binding protein, with product MAKAKFERVKPHVNVGTIGHVDHGKTTLTAAITKVLAM from the coding sequence ATGGCGAAGGCAAAATTTGAGAGGGTAAAGCCGCATGTGAATGTGGGGACGATCGGGCATGTAGACCACGGCAAGACGACCTTGACGGCGGCGATCACGAAAGTATTAGCCATG
- a CDS encoding geranylgeranyl reductase family protein has translation MLRTKVLIIGGGPAGATAAKFLAGSGVDTVLVERDLSYKKPCGGGIPSSAFDELDIPRDAVTNEISTVRIVSPRGETVDVELKGGWICIAERGVLDRSLRDQAGQKGAHIIEGAFDRFETVGTPIVSLVRRRQDGRELAIASDYVIASDGITSRVAAAAGALKQDFLYTISARVVPSQGKVCEFWFGEEHAANFYSWVFPSRGYASVGTGSSTPRGLTTLLDAFVRRRYSDSLQSLAGKGVLEKTRAFRIPVWKGTPFSINNILFAGDAAGAVMPVTYEGIYYAMKSGEFAARALIERNPAAYGKLWNSRFRARFLFMNRVRKHLFKSNATIEKWVALHKNADIQELAVKLWLHKRKDKNPLVSYMNVFKHLIAG, from the coding sequence ATGCTGCGAACCAAGGTGTTGATCATCGGCGGCGGTCCTGCAGGCGCTACGGCGGCAAAGTTTCTGGCCGGCAGCGGCGTCGATACCGTGCTCGTGGAGCGCGACCTTTCCTATAAGAAGCCCTGCGGCGGCGGCATCCCCTCCTCTGCCTTCGACGAGCTGGATATCCCGAGAGACGCCGTCACCAACGAGATAAGCACCGTACGGATCGTCTCCCCGCGGGGCGAGACGGTCGACGTGGAGCTGAAAGGGGGGTGGATCTGCATTGCGGAGCGGGGCGTCCTCGACAGGTCGCTCAGAGACCAGGCAGGGCAGAAGGGCGCCCATATCATAGAGGGAGCGTTCGACCGTTTCGAGACGGTCGGGACACCGATCGTCTCCCTCGTCAGGAGACGCCAGGACGGCAGAGAGCTCGCCATCGCCTCAGACTATGTCATCGCCTCTGACGGCATAACCTCCCGCGTTGCCGCTGCAGCAGGAGCCCTGAAGCAGGACTTCCTCTATACGATAAGCGCCCGTGTTGTACCGTCCCAGGGAAAGGTCTGCGAGTTCTGGTTCGGGGAGGAGCATGCCGCGAATTTCTACTCCTGGGTGTTTCCGTCCCGGGGGTACGCCTCGGTCGGCACCGGCAGCAGCACGCCGCGGGGACTCACGACGCTGCTCGACGCCTTCGTCAGGCGGCGCTACAGCGACTCCCTGCAGAGCCTCGCCGGGAAAGGCGTCCTCGAGAAGACCCGGGCCTTCAGGATACCCGTCTGGAAAGGGACTCCCTTCAGCATCAACAATATCCTTTTTGCGGGCGACGCCGCCGGCGCCGTCATGCCGGTGACCTATGAGGGGATTTACTACGCCATGAAGTCCGGGGAGTTCGCTGCGCGTGCGCTCATCGAGCGGAATCCCGCGGCATACGGAAAACTATGGAACAGCCGCTTCAGAGCCCGCTTTCTCTTCATGAACAGGGTGCGGAAGCATCTCTTCAAAAGCAACGCGACGATCGAGAAGTGGGTCGCCCTTCACAAAAACGCCGATATCCAGGAGCTCGCCGTAAAACTCTGGCTCCATAAACGAAA
- a CDS encoding biotin--[acetyl-CoA-carboxylase] ligase, with amino-acid sequence MPAPGSYRSGGSIINHLSLISLRTLMGSKINNETVIRLFRERQGFLSGEEVARELGVTRAAVWKKITALKRNGYVFETSAARGYRLVRSPDLSVEDLRNALSGRERVIGREVLFYSAADSTNTLAAELAGAGAAEGTVVIADSQTGGRGRRGRTWLSPPGKNLYMSVIVRPALSPRDATLLTLMTAVAATAAMRTRTHLPVSIKWPNDLMVRGKKLGGILTEIKADMDRIFHAVIGIGININLEHDDMPDDIKDTATSVSIEAGAPRMRTPFAVELLEELDRWYGLLVREGRGPITAAWRRMSSTIGRAVRVVLNDEVLTGIAEDIDEEGMLLVREDTGGEAPPALRKISAGDITILR; translated from the coding sequence GTGCCCGCACCAGGCAGTTACCGCAGCGGCGGCAGCATCATTAATCATTTATCTCTTATCTCTCTTCGCACGCTCATGGGCAGCAAGATAAACAACGAGACCGTGATCCGCCTCTTCAGGGAGCGGCAGGGCTTTCTCTCGGGCGAGGAAGTCGCCCGGGAGCTCGGCGTCACGAGGGCGGCGGTCTGGAAGAAGATCACCGCTCTCAAGAGAAACGGGTATGTCTTCGAGACATCGGCGGCACGGGGCTATCGCCTCGTCCGGTCGCCCGACCTCTCCGTCGAGGATCTCCGCAACGCCCTGTCGGGCAGGGAGCGGGTCATCGGGCGGGAGGTTCTTTTCTACAGCGCCGCAGATTCGACCAACACCCTCGCCGCCGAACTGGCCGGAGCCGGTGCAGCCGAAGGGACCGTGGTGATCGCCGACAGCCAGACCGGCGGCAGGGGACGGCGCGGGCGTACGTGGCTTTCGCCGCCGGGAAAGAACCTTTATATGAGCGTTATCGTGCGGCCGGCGCTCTCTCCCCGGGACGCGACGCTCCTCACGCTCATGACCGCCGTCGCCGCAACAGCCGCGATGAGAACCAGAACGCATCTCCCGGTGAGCATAAAATGGCCCAACGATCTCATGGTGCGGGGCAAGAAGCTGGGAGGGATCCTGACCGAGATAAAAGCCGACATGGACCGCATCTTTCACGCCGTCATCGGCATAGGGATAAACATCAACCTCGAGCACGATGATATGCCGGACGATATCAAGGATACGGCGACCTCGGTGAGCATCGAGGCTGGAGCGCCCCGTATGAGGACCCCCTTCGCCGTAGAGCTGCTCGAAGAGCTCGACCGCTGGTACGGTCTTCTCGTGAGAGAGGGCAGAGGACCGATAACCGCAGCATGGCGGCGGATGTCCTCGACCATCGGCAGGGCGGTCCGTGTCGTACTGAACGATGAGGTCCTGACGGGCATCGCCGAGGATATCGATGAGGAGGGCATGCTCCTCGTCAGAGAGGACACCGGCGGAGAGGCGCCCCCTGCGCTGCGAAAAATAAGCGCAGGAGATATCACCATCCTGAGGTAA